One Brassica oleracea var. oleracea cultivar TO1000 chromosome C7, BOL, whole genome shotgun sequence genomic window carries:
- the LOC106303647 gene encoding DNA repair protein recA homolog 3, mitochondrial isoform X1 — protein sequence MAGILRNASLLRRSLFSSEVFTRAVVGTSSQHRGFAAKAKKKSKSDGNASSEEGMSKKEIALQQALDQITSSFGKGSIMWLGRAVSPRDVPVYSTGSFALDVALGVGGLPKGRVVEIYGPEASGKTTLALHVIAEAQKQGGTCVFVDAEHALDSSLAKAIGVNTENLLLSQPDCGEQALSLVDTLIRSGSVDVIVVDSVSKVAALVPKGELEGEMGDAHMAMQARLMSQALRKLSHSLSLSQTLLIFINQVRAKLSTFGGFGGPTEVTCGGNALKFYASMRLNIRRVGLVKKGEDTIGSQVAVKIVKNKLAPPFRTAQFELEFGKGICKVTEIIELSIKHKFIAKNGTFYNLNGKNYHGKEALKKFLRLNEPVQEELMTKLKEKLIVDEAADKESESEEEEDSGRVLVSSESTDDEAPAPVVAAAAVVESSSVTSG from the exons ATGGCGGGGATTCTCCGAAACGCGTCTTTACTGAGACGCTCTCTCTTCTCCTCTGAG GTGTTTACTAGAGCTGTGGTTGGCACATCGTCTCAGCATCGAGGTTTTGCTGCCAAAG CTAAGAAGAAGTCTAAGTCAGATGGAAATGCATCGTCTGAGGAAGGTATGTCGAAAAAGGAGATTGCTCTTCAGCAAGCACTTGATCAGATTACCAGCTCATTTGGCAAAGGCTCCATCATGTGGCTCGGTCGTGCTGTTTCTCCTAGAGATGTCCCCGTTTACTCTACCGGGTCTTTTGCCCTCGATGTAGCACTAGGAGTTGGTGGCCTTCCTAAG GGACGTGTTGTGGAGATATATGGTCCTGAAGCATCTGGGAAAACAACACTTGCTCTTCATGTTATTGCAGAAGCACAGAAACAAGGAG GAACCTGTGTTTTTGTAGATGCTGAGCATGCTCTTGACTCGTCACTTGCTAAGGCAATTGGTGTAAACACAGAGAACCTGCTTCTATCACAGCCTGATTGTGGCGAACAGGCCCTTAGTCTTGTGGACACTTTAATCCGAAGTGGTTCTGTTGATGTTATTGTTGTTGACAGTGTAAGTAAG GTGGCTGCTCTTGTACCTAAAGGAGAACTTGAGGGAGAGATGGGTGATGCTCATATGGCTATGCAAGCCAGATTGATGAGCCAAGCTTTGCGTAAACTAAGCCACTCTTTGTCGTTGTCGCAAACACTTCTCATATTTATAAATCAG GTGAGAGCAAAGCTTTCTACATTCGGAGGATTTGGAGGTCCAACAGAAGTAACATGTGGTGGGAATGCCTTGAAGTTTTATGCTTCTATGCGTCTGAATATCAGGCGAGTGGGACTTGTCAAGAAAGGCGAAGAT ACAATAGGAAGTCAAGTTGCTGTTAAGATAGTGAAGAACAAACTGGCACCGCCGTTTAGAACAGCGCAGTTTGAGCTTGAGTTTGGGAAAGGAATCTGCAAGGTCACGGAGATAATCGAACTGAGCATTAAGCACAAGTTCATAGCCAAAAACGGAACGTTCTACAATCTAAACGGGAAGAACTACCATGGGAAAGAGGCGTTGAAGAAGTTTCTGAGACTAAATGAACCAGTTCAAGAAGAGCTCATGACCAAGCTCAAAGAGAAGCTTATCGTTGATGAAGCTGCAGATAAGGAGTCTGAATCTGAGGAAGAAGAAGATTCTGGTCGAGTTTTGGTTTCTTCTGAGAGCACAGATGATGAAGCGCCAGCTCCGGTTGTTGCTGCTGCTGCAGTAGTTGAATCATCATCAGTCACCTCCGGTTAA
- the LOC106303647 gene encoding DNA repair protein recA homolog 3, mitochondrial isoform X2 encodes MAGILRNASLLRRSLFSSEVFTRAVVGTSSQHRGFAAKAKKKSKSDGNASSEEGMSKKEIALQQALDQITSSFGKGSIMWLGRAVSPRDVPVYSTGSFALDVALGVGGLPKGRVVEIYGPEASGKTTLALHVIAEAQKQGGTCVFVDAEHALDSSLAKAIGVNTENLLLSQPDCGEQALSLVDTLIRSGSVDVIVVDSVAALVPKGELEGEMGDAHMAMQARLMSQALRKLSHSLSLSQTLLIFINQVRAKLSTFGGFGGPTEVTCGGNALKFYASMRLNIRRVGLVKKGEDTIGSQVAVKIVKNKLAPPFRTAQFELEFGKGICKVTEIIELSIKHKFIAKNGTFYNLNGKNYHGKEALKKFLRLNEPVQEELMTKLKEKLIVDEAADKESESEEEEDSGRVLVSSESTDDEAPAPVVAAAAVVESSSVTSG; translated from the exons ATGGCGGGGATTCTCCGAAACGCGTCTTTACTGAGACGCTCTCTCTTCTCCTCTGAG GTGTTTACTAGAGCTGTGGTTGGCACATCGTCTCAGCATCGAGGTTTTGCTGCCAAAG CTAAGAAGAAGTCTAAGTCAGATGGAAATGCATCGTCTGAGGAAGGTATGTCGAAAAAGGAGATTGCTCTTCAGCAAGCACTTGATCAGATTACCAGCTCATTTGGCAAAGGCTCCATCATGTGGCTCGGTCGTGCTGTTTCTCCTAGAGATGTCCCCGTTTACTCTACCGGGTCTTTTGCCCTCGATGTAGCACTAGGAGTTGGTGGCCTTCCTAAG GGACGTGTTGTGGAGATATATGGTCCTGAAGCATCTGGGAAAACAACACTTGCTCTTCATGTTATTGCAGAAGCACAGAAACAAGGAG GAACCTGTGTTTTTGTAGATGCTGAGCATGCTCTTGACTCGTCACTTGCTAAGGCAATTGGTGTAAACACAGAGAACCTGCTTCTATCACAGCCTGATTGTGGCGAACAGGCCCTTAGTCTTGTGGACACTTTAATCCGAAGTGGTTCTGTTGATGTTATTGTTGTTGACAGT GTGGCTGCTCTTGTACCTAAAGGAGAACTTGAGGGAGAGATGGGTGATGCTCATATGGCTATGCAAGCCAGATTGATGAGCCAAGCTTTGCGTAAACTAAGCCACTCTTTGTCGTTGTCGCAAACACTTCTCATATTTATAAATCAG GTGAGAGCAAAGCTTTCTACATTCGGAGGATTTGGAGGTCCAACAGAAGTAACATGTGGTGGGAATGCCTTGAAGTTTTATGCTTCTATGCGTCTGAATATCAGGCGAGTGGGACTTGTCAAGAAAGGCGAAGAT ACAATAGGAAGTCAAGTTGCTGTTAAGATAGTGAAGAACAAACTGGCACCGCCGTTTAGAACAGCGCAGTTTGAGCTTGAGTTTGGGAAAGGAATCTGCAAGGTCACGGAGATAATCGAACTGAGCATTAAGCACAAGTTCATAGCCAAAAACGGAACGTTCTACAATCTAAACGGGAAGAACTACCATGGGAAAGAGGCGTTGAAGAAGTTTCTGAGACTAAATGAACCAGTTCAAGAAGAGCTCATGACCAAGCTCAAAGAGAAGCTTATCGTTGATGAAGCTGCAGATAAGGAGTCTGAATCTGAGGAAGAAGAAGATTCTGGTCGAGTTTTGGTTTCTTCTGAGAGCACAGATGATGAAGCGCCAGCTCCGGTTGTTGCTGCTGCTGCAGTAGTTGAATCATCATCAGTCACCTCCGGTTAA